In the Longimicrobium sp. genome, CTGTTGCTGAGTCAATGCACATCGAAAATCCGTGTACAACAAAAAATCGGTAAATCCAGTGTTTTGAGCGCGAAAAACCCAGGATTGGCGCCAATCCTGGGTCTCGCATGTAGCCGGAACTGTCGAACGCCTGCTGTGAGAGGCCTCAAGAAAAGCGGGCGCCGCACGAGATCCTCGTGCGGCGCCCGTCGATTCTCAGCGCGATCAGGCTGTGGATTCGGGAGGCCGGCCGAGGTCGCGCTTCCCGAGGCGGCCGATCTCGATGTGGACCTTGGTCAGGTCGCCGGACAGGTCGGTGATCTTCTCGGTCAGGTCCAGCACGGCGCGCACGCCGTCGCCCCACACCTCGGCCACGTAGCGGTCGCCGGCCTTGAACATCACCCGCTGTGCCTCCTCCAGCGTCTGGATGGCCTCCCACAGCATCTCGCGGGCGCGCTCCAGGTGCTCGTTCGCGTTGGGCTCGTGCTCGGACATGCGCGGTGGAACGAGGTGGGCGGGAAACGTTCGGCCATCTACAACCTAGCGCCTCGCGCCGATGCCGTCACGATGCGCACGCCACCGCGTCACTTCACGTACGGCTGTACGGTCACGAGGCCCGGCACCGAACGGAAGTGCTTCACGTTGAACGTACACAGCTCGGCTCCGATCTCGATCGCCGTCGTCGCGATGAGCGAATCGAGCAAGCCGAGGCTTTGCGACAGGTGAAGGGTGGAGAAGATCGTGAGCGCTCTCGCGCAGCTTTCACGATCCGGCCAGACCACCGGCATCCGCGAGACGAATCGCAGCGCCCGTTCTACTTCACGCGTGTTCCTCGCCGACTGTACCAGCTCCATGACCACGAAGCCCGGAACCGCGGGCGATTCCGGGAGCGAGTAGAGCCATTCCGCAGCCGGCGCATAGCCACGCTGAACGTCGATGAGAACGTCGGTATCCAGCAGGTACACGGCTATTCGCGGATCCGGCGCTCCGCCCGCCGCCGCAGCTCTCGCGCGTACTCCACCGAATCGGTGATGTCCGGCCGATCGCCGATCAAACCTTCACGCCTCCAGAAGTCGACCAGCTCCGCACCGGTCCGGGCAATCGGGCTCTCGTCAGCAGAAACGCGGCCCTCCGCCAGCACGCGAAGCGCATATTCCTCGAGAGGGATCCCGAGCTCGGCGGCCTCGGCAGCCAGAGCGCGCTCGAGCTCGTTGGGCAGATCAAGGGTGAGGGTCACGTCCATCCTCCATCGGACTTGTTCCTGCCATCCGGACGGTGCTCGCCAAGGTGACAATTGTAATCTGCCGGCCTCGTGCCCATCCGTCCATCTCACCGCCGCGCCAGCGTCGCCAGCCGTTCGGCGGCGGCGGTGAGGGTCGCGTCGGTCTTGCAGAAGCAGAAGCGCACCTGGCGGTCGCCGCCCAGCTCGCGCGCGTGGTCGGCGAAGTAGAACGACGAGCCGGGTACC is a window encoding:
- a CDS encoding type II toxin-antitoxin system VapC family toxin; the protein is MYLLDTDVLIDVQRGYAPAAEWLYSLPESPAVPGFVVMELVQSARNTREVERALRFVSRMPVVWPDRESCARALTIFSTLHLSQSLGLLDSLIATTAIEIGAELCTFNVKHFRSVPGLVTVQPYVK